CGCCCATGAACCTTCTCCACAACATCTCCCAGCTCGCCACCTGTCGGGATGAGGGCGGCCAGGGCGAGATCCACGAGATCCGCGACGCGGCGCTGGTCTGGGAGGGCGAGACGATCCGATGGGTGGGGGCGCTCGCGGATCTTCCCCCGGAGTTTCGGGCGGCGGAGCGCATGGACGCCGGCGGTGGGTTGGTCATCCCCGGCCTGGTCGATTGCCACACGCACCTGGCGTTCGGCGGCTGGCGGGCGGAGGAGTTCGCGCAGCGCATCCAGGGGCGGACCTACCTGGAGATTGCCCAGGCAGGCGGAGGCATCGCGCGGACGGTGCGGCTCACACGCGAGGCTTCCGAGGAGGCCCTGCTCCAGCGGAGCGCGGGGTTTCTGCGGGAGATGCTCACCCTCGGCGTGACCACGGTCGAGTGCAAGAGCGGCTACGGACTCGACCGGGACAACGAGCTCAAACTGCTGCGGGTGTATAGAACGCTCGCCCGAGTACAGCCGGTCCATCTGGTCGCGACGTTCCTGGGTGCGCACATCGTGCCAGTGGAGCATCGCGAGCACCGGGAGGAGTACCTCCGGCTCCTGACCGGGGAGCTGATTCCCGAGGTCGCGCGGGAGCGGCTGGCCGACTTCTGCGATGTGTTCGTGGAAGCCTCCGCGTTCACCATTGAGGAGGCGAAGCGGATCCTTCTCGCCGGCCGCGCGGCGGGGCTCGGGCCGAAGCTCCACGCCGACCAGCTCAGCGACGGCGGCGGCGCAGAGCTCGCCGCGGAGGTGGGCGCGGTCTCGGCGGACCATCTGGACCGTGCCTCGGACGCGGGCATCGCCGCCATGGCTCGCACGGGCGTCGTGGCGGTGAGTCTCCCGCTCGCCACCCTGTACCTGGGCCAGCCGCCGATGCCGGCTCGGCGGTTCATCGAGGCCGGCGTGCCGGTGGCCGTAGCCACCGACTTCAACCCGGGGTCGGCGCCGAGCCACCACCTGCCGCTCGCCCTGACCCTCGCCTGTACCCTGCAGCGGATGACGCCAGCCGAGGCGCTCAAGGGGGCGACCTGCTACGCCGCGCGCGCGCTGGGGCTCGGCGGACGGGCCGGTAGCCTCGAGGCGGGCCGGGCGGCCGATTTCGCCATCATCGACGCGCCCGACGTGGATCACTGGCTCTACCACTTCCGCGCCAACGCCTGCCGAACGACCGTCATCGGTGGAACGGTGCGATGGGCCGGTGCATAGGACGCTTGCGCGTTCGTCCCTTCGGTTGCACTCTAGACGCTACTCGGACACAACCCAGTCATAGATTCGGAGGTGCCATGGCTCAGCGCGTGTTGGGCATTGTGCTCTCGCTCTGCTTGCTGGCGGTCGGGGTCGGCTCGGCGCAGGTGCGTCAGATCACCGGCCGCGTCACCAACGCACAAACGGAGCAGGGAGTCTCCGATGTCACGATCGCCGTCCTGGGAACCCAGATCGTGGCGCAGGCGGACAACGAAGGTCGGTTCGCTCTCAACGCGCCAGAAGGCAACGTGAGCCTCATGGTGCGCGGCATCGGGTTCAAGCGTCAGCAGGTCAACGTGCCAGCGGGGCAGGACAAGGTGGACGTGGCGCTCGATCCGGACGTGTTCAAGCTGGAGGAGATCGTCACCACCGGCCAGGCCACCGGCGTCGAGCAGCGGAACCTGGCCAACGCGGTGTCGACGGTGAGCGCCGGCGAGCTGACCCGGGCACCGACGAGCACGGTCGAAAGCGCGCTCCAGGGAAAGATTCCGGGCGCCACCATCCAGGCCAACTCCGGCGCCCCGGGTGGCGGCCTGCAGGTCAATCTGCGCGGAGTCTCCACCATCATCGGCGATCTCGAGCCGCTCTACGTGGTGGACGGGATCGCGGTGAGTGACGTCGCCATCCCCAACGGCGCCAACGCCGTGACCCAGGCGCAGGCGGGTGGCAATCCGCGGAACCAGGACAACGCCGTTAACAGGATCGCCGACCTCAATCCGGAGGACATCGAGAAAATCGAAGTTCTGAAGGGCGGCAGCGCCGCGGCCATTTACGGATCCAAGGCCACTAACGGGGTCATCTTCATCACGACTAAACGGGGGCAGGTAGGGAAGCCGCAGTTCAATGTTACTCAGCGGTTCGGCTTCTTTGAGCGAGCTAACGAGCTGGGGTCTCGCACCTTCAGTACACTGGAAGAAGCTTTGAGCGTGTTCACCGACACTGCCCTCGTCACTTCGCTTTACCAGCAGGGCCGGACATTCGACTTTGAGAAGGAGATCTACGGTCACAAGCCGTTCTCCTATGAGACCGATGCCAGCGTGAGCGGTGGAACCGAGAATACCAAGTACTACGTCTCGGCGTTGGTGAAGGACGATGGCGGCATCGCGACTAACACCGGATACAAGAAGCAGTCGCTCCGCTCCAACCTCGACCAGGAGCTTGGCGGCGGCTTCCAGGTGCAGGTAAACCTGAGCGGGATGCACAGTTTTTCGCAGCGGGGGATCTCGAACAACGACAACTCGGGCACCAGCCCGTTCCTCGTGTTTCCGGCCACGCCGAACTTTGTGGACCTGCTGCCCTCGGCCGGGAGCGACAGTCTTCCGTCCGACTTTCCCACCAACCCCTTCGAGCGCAGCAACCCGCTCCAGACGTTCCAGTTTCTAAAGAACGACGAGGACGTCTGGCGCCTGCTGGGCACTAGCACCCTCCGCTGGTCGGCGCTGCGCTCGGCCAGGAGTAATCTCCAGCTGATTGGTACAGGAGGCGTCGACTACTTTCAGCAGGACAACGACTTCGTCTCGCCGCCAGAGCTTCAGTTCGAGCCCAACGATGGCCAGCCGGGGACTGTGGTCCTCAGCAAGTCCTCGAACCGCAACCTGAACCTGTCGCTAAACGCCACCCATACACTCGTGCCCGGGGATCCGGACCACGGCACGCAATGGACCACCTCGGCCGGCGTCCAATTCGAGGAGCGCCGGCTTTTTGCTACACAGGTCATCGGGCGCAATCTCCTGACCGGTCAAACGAGCCCGCAGCAGGCAGCCAGCCAGACGGTGCTTTCCCGGCTGGAGCCGGTGCGCGATCTCGGCATCTTCGGGCAGGAAGAGGTGCTGCTGGCCGACCGGCGGCTGCTGCTTACCGCCGGGCTCCGGGCGGACCGAAGCAGCGCTAACGGAAGTCCGGACAAGTTCTTCTTCTACCCGAAGTTCGCCGCCTCCTACCGGATCGTGCGACCCTTCGGTGGGGTGGACGAAATTAAATTCCGGGCGGCTTACGGCCAGACCGGAAACCGGGCTGCCTTCGGCGCGCTCTTCTCACCAGACACTACGGGGACTATCGGCGGAAGCTCGGGAACGTTTATCGGCACTCGTGCCGGCGATCCGAACTTGAAGCCCGAGCGACAGGAGGAGTTCGAGGGAGGGTTCGATGCGCCTTTGGCCAATGGGCGGGCCCAGCTCACCTTTACGGTCTATCAGAAGAACATCCGCGATCTACTGCTGGAACGCACTCTGGCACCTTCGAGCGGACAAGCGAATCAGATCTTCAGCTCGACGAGCACGCTGAGGAACCAGGGGATCGAGGCGTCCTTCACAGTGCAGCCAGTACAAAGCAAGAATCTCAACTGGGTGCTGCGTACGACGTTCTTCGCCAACCGGAGCAAGATCACGAGCCTGACTATTCCTGCCTATCAGACTGGTGGCTTCAGGCTCTCGCTGGGAACCTTCCAGATCGAGCAGGATAGCTCACCGACCCAGATCTTCGGCCTGGTCCCCGACGCCGGTGGTGTCCCGCGGGCAGGCAAGGTGGGGGATGCCAATCCCGACTTCCAGATGTCGTTCTCGAACGACATCGATTTCCACCGATTCACCCTTGGCTTCTTATTCGATTGGAAGCAAGGGGGAGACATCATCAACCTGACCGAATTGCTGTACGACGCCACCCAAAACTCCATCGACTACGTTACCGCGGGCTCCGATCGGATTAGTACTTTCGCCACGGGTGACACTCGCCCCTACGTCCAAAGCGGAACTTACGTCAAGCTCCGCGAGTTGAACCTGTCCTACAACCTGCCGGACCGGGTGATTTCTGGCCTCTTCGGGCGCAGCATCCGAACGGCGCGGTTGTCCCTGACCGGGCGCAATCTGCTCCGTTTCACACCCTACCGCGGGCTGGACCCCGAGGTGAGTAATTTCGGCCGCCAAGCCATTGTGCGGAACATCGACGTGGCGCCCTTTCCACCGAGTCGCAGCTTCTTCTTCTCGATCGACCTGGGGTTCTAACCATGACGACCTTCTCGAAAGTTTCGCGCCAGGTTGTCGTTGGGCTCACCCTGGTCGCGGGAGGCTGCTCCTTCGACATCGAAAACCCGAACACGCCCAACATCATTGGGGAAAATCCCACACGCTCCGAAGTGGTGGCCACAGCAGAGGGAATCCTTATCGCCACCCGGGCAGATGTGGCTGACTGGGCGCTCGATGGCGGCATTCTCGGGCGTGAGGCGTACCGCTTCGACGGTTCCGATCCGGGCTTCACGAATGAATTGATGCAGGGGCCACTTGATCCGGGCAGCCCTCCATTCGGTGGAGATCACTGGGCCGAGGAGTACGCCGCGATTCGGACGGCGAACGATCTGC
The window above is part of the Gemmatimonadales bacterium genome. Proteins encoded here:
- the hutI gene encoding imidazolonepropionase, giving the protein MNLLHNISQLATCRDEGGQGEIHEIRDAALVWEGETIRWVGALADLPPEFRAAERMDAGGGLVIPGLVDCHTHLAFGGWRAEEFAQRIQGRTYLEIAQAGGGIARTVRLTREASEEALLQRSAGFLREMLTLGVTTVECKSGYGLDRDNELKLLRVYRTLARVQPVHLVATFLGAHIVPVEHREHREEYLRLLTGELIPEVARERLADFCDVFVEASAFTIEEAKRILLAGRAAGLGPKLHADQLSDGGGAELAAEVGAVSADHLDRASDAGIAAMARTGVVAVSLPLATLYLGQPPMPARRFIEAGVPVAVATDFNPGSAPSHHLPLALTLACTLQRMTPAEALKGATCYAARALGLGGRAGSLEAGRAADFAIIDAPDVDHWLYHFRANACRTTVIGGTVRWAGA
- a CDS encoding SusC/RagA family TonB-linked outer membrane protein yields the protein MAQRVLGIVLSLCLLAVGVGSAQVRQITGRVTNAQTEQGVSDVTIAVLGTQIVAQADNEGRFALNAPEGNVSLMVRGIGFKRQQVNVPAGQDKVDVALDPDVFKLEEIVTTGQATGVEQRNLANAVSTVSAGELTRAPTSTVESALQGKIPGATIQANSGAPGGGLQVNLRGVSTIIGDLEPLYVVDGIAVSDVAIPNGANAVTQAQAGGNPRNQDNAVNRIADLNPEDIEKIEVLKGGSAAAIYGSKATNGVIFITTKRGQVGKPQFNVTQRFGFFERANELGSRTFSTLEEALSVFTDTALVTSLYQQGRTFDFEKEIYGHKPFSYETDASVSGGTENTKYYVSALVKDDGGIATNTGYKKQSLRSNLDQELGGGFQVQVNLSGMHSFSQRGISNNDNSGTSPFLVFPATPNFVDLLPSAGSDSLPSDFPTNPFERSNPLQTFQFLKNDEDVWRLLGTSTLRWSALRSARSNLQLIGTGGVDYFQQDNDFVSPPELQFEPNDGQPGTVVLSKSSNRNLNLSLNATHTLVPGDPDHGTQWTTSAGVQFEERRLFATQVIGRNLLTGQTSPQQAASQTVLSRLEPVRDLGIFGQEEVLLADRRLLLTAGLRADRSSANGSPDKFFFYPKFAASYRIVRPFGGVDEIKFRAAYGQTGNRAAFGALFSPDTTGTIGGSSGTFIGTRAGDPNLKPERQEEFEGGFDAPLANGRAQLTFTVYQKNIRDLLLERTLAPSSGQANQIFSSTSTLRNQGIEASFTVQPVQSKNLNWVLRTTFFANRSKITSLTIPAYQTGGFRLSLGTFQIEQDSSPTQIFGLVPDAGGVPRAGKVGDANPDFQMSFSNDIDFHRFTLGFLFDWKQGGDIINLTELLYDATQNSIDYVTAGSDRISTFATGDTRPYVQSGTYVKLRELNLSYNLPDRVISGLFGRSIRTARLSLTGRNLLRFTPYRGLDPEVSNFGRQAIVRNIDVAPFPPSRSFFFSIDLGF